One Flagellimonas sp. CMM7 genomic region harbors:
- a CDS encoding winged helix-turn-helix domain-containing protein: MSKKKYHYKIKDWTFDPITSELTNGSEKIHLQNQVAKVLIELIKANGQTISKKELLEKAWPNTIVTENSLDKTVSELRKVFGDSRANAQFIETLPRKGYRLIAPLKKVEIENQAIPVIKKGSWLKWGIPLLVLSIVAIIYIFNKNTEAKKILSPNGQIIASIKKDGANYALFTENITNGKVDTLDSFSKPESTVISWSSDNTSIIYNTTLAKTDFYSINVFNLLTKKVSYIKFPKEEGMTFSSLKPQGSPSKSLDHKKLSQRNSTVHYITYENNDTIKVLFNDKKISDFKW, encoded by the coding sequence ATGTCTAAAAAAAAGTATCACTATAAAATAAAAGACTGGACATTTGATCCAATTACTTCTGAGTTGACAAATGGGAGCGAAAAAATTCATTTGCAAAATCAAGTGGCAAAAGTCCTGATTGAACTTATCAAAGCCAATGGCCAAACAATCTCAAAAAAAGAACTTCTTGAAAAAGCCTGGCCAAATACTATTGTCACTGAAAACTCTTTAGACAAAACCGTATCAGAACTAAGAAAAGTATTTGGGGATTCAAGAGCAAACGCCCAATTTATAGAGACACTTCCAAGAAAAGGATATCGATTGATCGCGCCCCTGAAAAAAGTTGAAATCGAAAACCAGGCTATTCCAGTTATAAAAAAAGGAAGCTGGTTAAAATGGGGCATACCACTACTAGTTTTGTCTATAGTCGCCATCATCTATATCTTCAATAAAAACACCGAGGCAAAAAAGATTTTATCCCCAAATGGACAAATTATTGCTTCAATAAAAAAAGATGGGGCAAACTATGCCTTGTTTACCGAAAACATTACAAATGGTAAAGTGGATACGCTAGATTCTTTTTCAAAACCCGAATCCACAGTGATCAGTTGGTCATCTGATAATACCAGTATCATCTATAACACGACTTTAGCTAAAACCGATTTCTATTCAATAAATGTGTTCAATCTTTTAACTAAAAAGGTTAGCTATATAAAATTTCCCAAAGAAGAAGGCATGACATTTTCGAGTCTTAAGCCCCAAGGTTCTCCATCTAAATCTTTGGATCATAAAAAATTATCGCAACGCAATAGTACCGTTCATTACATAACTTACGAAAACAATGATACCATTAAAGTTCTTTTTAATGATAAAAAAATAAGTGATTTTAAATGGTGA
- a CDS encoding alpha/beta hydrolase: MQNIKLMAMIVLLGNINVFAQSKTVMINSEILGEERQVLVGLPDSYNYDADTFKYPLLLLTDGEWHFDMVLRATKLLYQNGFPKIIVAAIVNTNRGRDLTPTNTEEIHESGGALKFHRFISEELLKNLEENYRISNHRTLMGHSLGGLFAAYSLTQDINVFDAIIAVTPTIRWDDFEILQDFTPDFTDKLIQSNKTFFMGIGDEVGPERDGVLRLKELFETAHVSRFTYKEYPDESHVTVPWKAYFDGIKTVFNPFLLPEEYNKEDFSKTMAYYQNVGSSFDYDQRVPQRILFNRGYGALESDIITEAKEIFEYYKHAYPNVPIPYTVLGDINFDLKQYKISKENYDMAHQLYPSDYLKERIKTLEEILN, encoded by the coding sequence ATGCAAAATATAAAACTAATGGCAATGATTGTTTTGTTGGGCAACATTAACGTGTTTGCCCAGTCCAAAACAGTAATGATAAATTCAGAAATTCTTGGAGAGGAAAGACAGGTTTTAGTAGGACTGCCAGATTCATATAATTATGATGCAGATACTTTCAAGTACCCTTTGTTGTTGCTTACAGATGGAGAGTGGCATTTTGATATGGTTTTAAGAGCCACAAAGCTGTTGTATCAAAATGGATTTCCAAAAATTATTGTCGCAGCCATAGTGAACACCAATAGAGGTAGGGATTTAACACCTACCAACACCGAGGAAATTCATGAAAGCGGGGGTGCGCTTAAGTTTCATAGGTTTATAAGCGAGGAATTATTGAAGAATTTGGAAGAGAATTATAGAATATCCAATCACAGAACGTTGATGGGGCATTCCCTAGGCGGGTTATTTGCAGCATATTCCTTAACTCAGGATATAAATGTTTTTGATGCAATAATTGCTGTGACACCTACCATACGATGGGATGATTTTGAGATTTTACAGGATTTTACACCGGACTTCACTGATAAACTGATTCAATCCAATAAAACGTTCTTTATGGGTATTGGAGATGAGGTGGGGCCAGAAAGAGATGGAGTATTACGATTAAAAGAGCTATTCGAAACTGCGCATGTTTCTAGGTTTACATACAAAGAATATCCAGACGAATCTCATGTTACCGTTCCTTGGAAGGCTTATTTTGATGGGATAAAAACCGTTTTCAACCCTTTTCTTTTGCCTGAGGAATATAACAAAGAAGATTTTTCAAAAACCATGGCATATTATCAAAATGTGGGAAGTTCTTTTGATTATGATCAAAGAGTGCCACAGCGTATTTTGTTCAATAGGGGATATGGTGCCTTGGAGAGTGACATCATAACTGAAGCAAAAGAAATATTTGAATATTACAAACATGCTTACCCAAATGTTCCTATTCCTTATACCGTCTTAGGAGATATTAATTTTGACCTAAAGCAATATAAAATTTCAAAGGAAAATTATGATATGGCACACCAGCTTTATCCTTCGGATTATCTAAAGGAACGAATTAAAACTCTTGAAGAAATTTTGAATTAA
- a CDS encoding cellulose synthase family protein has product MGLTIAFIIIAIYSTALVLIFCYSLAQLNLLVNYLGNKRRNEEAPKFNLLDPKEIPLVTIQLPIYNEEYVMERLLENISKIEYPKSKLEIQVLDDSTDDTVIETAQRVKDLQKTGLDITHIRRENRQGFKAGALKEGLEIAKGEFIAIFDADFLPESDWLKKTVPYFKDEEIGVVQTRWGHINRDYSTLTRIQAFALDAHFTLEQVGRNSKGHFINFNGTAGIWRKECIFDAGNWEGDTLTEDLDLSYRAQLKNWKFKYLEDVETPAELPVVISAARSQQFRWNKGGAENFRKTVWSVITAKNIPFKTKFHGVMHLLNSSMFLCVFIVALLSIPMLYIKNSYGHLGWIFEVTSFFIVSTIILFICYWFTYKSIQGSGFDNFIDYIKLFFTFFSVALGFSLHNTVAVLEGHMGKRSEFVRTPKFNINNLTDSWKGNKYLAKKLSPNMILEFALMVYFLFGMYSAVPLNDYGLFPFHLMLFLGFGFVFFKSLTAKA; this is encoded by the coding sequence ATGGGACTTACGATCGCTTTTATTATCATCGCTATTTATAGTACGGCCTTAGTTTTAATTTTCTGTTATAGCTTGGCGCAATTAAATCTTTTGGTCAACTATTTAGGCAACAAAAGAAGAAACGAAGAAGCTCCAAAATTCAATCTTTTAGATCCCAAAGAAATTCCATTGGTCACCATACAACTCCCCATTTATAATGAGGAATACGTTATGGAGCGCTTGTTGGAAAACATATCTAAAATTGAATACCCAAAAAGTAAGCTGGAAATCCAGGTTTTGGATGATTCTACAGACGATACCGTAATTGAAACAGCCCAAAGAGTAAAAGACCTTCAAAAAACCGGTTTGGACATAACGCACATTCGCAGAGAAAACCGACAAGGTTTTAAGGCAGGTGCACTTAAAGAAGGTTTAGAAATTGCAAAAGGAGAATTTATAGCCATTTTTGATGCTGATTTTCTTCCTGAAAGTGATTGGTTAAAAAAGACTGTTCCTTATTTTAAGGATGAAGAGATAGGTGTTGTCCAAACAAGGTGGGGACACATCAACAGAGATTATTCCACACTAACAAGAATTCAAGCTTTTGCTTTGGATGCGCACTTTACCTTGGAACAAGTAGGAAGAAATTCCAAAGGGCATTTTATCAATTTTAACGGTACAGCCGGAATTTGGAGAAAAGAGTGCATTTTTGATGCAGGTAACTGGGAAGGAGACACTTTGACCGAAGACTTGGATTTAAGCTATCGTGCCCAACTAAAAAATTGGAAGTTCAAATACTTGGAAGATGTAGAGACTCCCGCAGAGCTTCCCGTTGTTATCAGTGCTGCACGTTCACAACAATTCCGTTGGAACAAAGGTGGAGCTGAAAACTTTAGGAAAACGGTTTGGAGCGTTATCACGGCGAAAAATATTCCATTTAAAACAAAGTTCCATGGTGTTATGCATTTGCTCAACAGCTCTATGTTCCTTTGTGTTTTTATAGTGGCACTATTGAGCATCCCCATGCTGTACATTAAAAACAGCTATGGTCACTTAGGCTGGATTTTTGAAGTAACCAGTTTCTTTATAGTAAGTACCATTATTCTGTTCATCTGCTACTGGTTCACCTATAAAAGTATTCAAGGTAGCGGTTTTGATAATTTTATAGATTACATAAAACTGTTCTTCACCTTTTTCTCTGTGGCATTAGGTTTCTCTTTACACAACACGGTTGCAGTATTGGAAGGCCATATGGGCAAGCGAAGTGAGTTTGTACGCACACCAAAGTTCAACATCAACAATTTAACAGATAGCTGGAAAGGCAACAAATACTTAGCCAAAAAATTATCTCCAAATATGATCTTGGAATTTGCCTTGATGGTCTATTTCCTATTTGGGATGTACAGTGCGGTTCCTTTAAATGATTACGGACTTTTTCCTTTTCATTTAATGTTGTTTTTAGGATTTGGTTTTGTCTTCTTTAAATCGCTTACTGCTAAGGCTTAA
- a CDS encoding glycosyltransferase family 2 protein gives MADIKVIIPAVNEGDSIGKVVSELPKSVSEVIVVNNGSTDDTVENAQKAGATVLTESQRGYGFACLKGMDYIDKQSKAPDIIVFIDGDYSDYPEELDKIVAPILNQNMDFVIGARKKELREAGSMTFPQIFGNELATFLMRLFFRAKFTDLGPFRAIKYDKLKELEMQDKTYGWTVEMQLKALRKKLAYTEVPVRYKKRIGVSKVSGTVKGAIFAGIKILGWIFKYSIK, from the coding sequence ATGGCAGATATTAAAGTCATAATTCCCGCAGTAAACGAGGGAGATTCTATCGGCAAGGTAGTTTCAGAATTGCCAAAATCAGTTTCAGAAGTTATTGTGGTCAACAATGGATCAACGGACGATACTGTTGAAAATGCACAGAAAGCGGGTGCTACAGTATTGACAGAAAGCCAACGTGGCTATGGTTTTGCCTGTCTAAAAGGAATGGATTACATCGACAAACAATCCAAAGCCCCGGATATTATCGTATTTATTGACGGAGACTATTCAGACTATCCAGAAGAACTGGATAAAATAGTGGCCCCAATCTTAAACCAGAACATGGATTTTGTCATAGGTGCACGAAAAAAAGAACTACGCGAAGCGGGATCAATGACTTTTCCTCAAATCTTTGGTAACGAATTAGCTACTTTTTTAATGCGTTTGTTTTTTAGGGCAAAATTTACAGATTTAGGGCCTTTTAGGGCCATTAAATACGATAAGCTCAAAGAATTGGAAATGCAGGACAAAACGTATGGCTGGACTGTAGAGATGCAGTTGAAAGCTTTACGCAAAAAACTAGCATATACCGAAGTACCAGTACGTTATAAAAAGAGAATAGGTGTCTCAAAAGTTTCAGGAACCGTAAAAGGTGCTATATTTGCAGGCATAAAAATTCTAGGTTGGATTTTTAAATACAGTATAAAATAA
- a CDS encoding toxin-antitoxin system YwqK family antitoxin — MLRFLIAGLILFSINSTDIFKKEYHREFHANGQVKAQGWKNGDSREDFWKFYFPNGNLMEQGHFRNDQRIGYWYFYTKNGTLEMEGHYAKGKMVKWWLFYDEKGKVNHKCQLQKGVKNGYCLKYKNEKLTSAQKYNNGKKVKEWYDFRSFKKENNLSDLK; from the coding sequence ATGCTAAGATTTCTTATAGCCGGTTTGATACTTTTTAGTATTAATTCAACAGATATATTTAAAAAAGAGTATCACAGAGAGTTTCATGCAAATGGACAGGTTAAGGCCCAAGGTTGGAAAAACGGTGATTCTCGAGAGGATTTCTGGAAATTTTACTTTCCCAATGGGAATCTTATGGAGCAAGGACATTTCCGAAACGATCAGCGTATTGGGTATTGGTATTTTTATACTAAAAACGGCACTTTAGAGATGGAGGGACATTATGCCAAAGGCAAAATGGTTAAATGGTGGTTATTTTATGATGAAAAAGGAAAAGTAAATCACAAGTGCCAACTTCAAAAAGGCGTGAAAAATGGATACTGTCTTAAATATAAAAATGAAAAACTGACTTCTGCTCAAAAATATAACAATGGAAAAAAAGTAAAGGAATGGTATGACTTCAGAAGTTTTAAGAAAGAAAACAACCTATCCGATTTAAAGTAA
- a CDS encoding 4Fe-4S dicluster domain-containing protein, translating into MSTYDRSMALTGQPPKELSRNQKIATLIGLSGLAIILLAAFNVDFPNKALWLSISLAAITTGTIWFSWDMYSKKEPGIKNDGVWFKSISSKGFWGWIAGISLTSFYIILYFYPEYLGLVQKGDNTGVIGLFDPLSRALSGNPASQWFVYGTLYTVAILAFGIKFIWKYRHNRYERIRTMSVMFFQTAFAFIIPELMARLNGSSVLNGGSLPYYDLKNMWPLNYYNFEGYRIKGFLSSGDIGFGLLIFGVLSIFVISPILTYKFGKRWYCSWVCGCGGLAETAGDSFRQLSDKTVKAWKIERWVVHSVVVFVTLMTTAVIYSYLGNDTSKYWLTKSTFLIGVGVLLTSVFALVMIFKREQFQKDAKYGAVGYLVIILALIGFHFFSGEGQVFLFKSETLRKSYSFLIGSIFSGVIGTGFYPIFGNRVWCRFGCPMAAILGFQQRLFSKFRITTNGGQCISCGNCSTYCEMGIDVRAYAQKGENIVRSSCVGCGICSAVCPRGVLKLENGPLQGRIDSNQVLLGNDVDLMTLVNKK; encoded by the coding sequence ATGAGCACTTACGACAGAAGCATGGCCTTAACAGGTCAACCCCCTAAAGAACTAAGCAGAAACCAAAAAATAGCGACCCTTATCGGCTTATCAGGTTTGGCAATTATCTTGTTGGCTGCTTTTAACGTTGATTTTCCAAATAAGGCACTTTGGTTAAGTATTTCTTTAGCCGCAATAACTACTGGAACTATTTGGTTTTCTTGGGATATGTATTCCAAAAAAGAACCTGGAATTAAGAATGATGGTGTTTGGTTCAAATCAATTTCAAGCAAAGGTTTTTGGGGATGGATTGCCGGTATTTCCTTGACCTCATTTTATATCATTCTTTATTTCTACCCAGAGTACTTGGGCCTTGTTCAAAAAGGAGACAATACAGGAGTTATTGGCTTGTTTGATCCCTTAAGTAGAGCGTTAAGCGGTAACCCGGCCAGTCAATGGTTTGTCTATGGAACACTTTACACGGTGGCAATACTTGCTTTTGGGATAAAATTTATATGGAAATATCGTCATAACCGTTATGAGCGTATTCGCACCATGAGTGTCATGTTTTTTCAAACTGCCTTTGCTTTTATTATTCCTGAATTGATGGCTAGGTTGAACGGAAGTTCGGTCCTTAATGGTGGTAGTCTGCCGTATTATGATCTTAAAAATATGTGGCCTTTAAATTATTACAACTTTGAAGGATATCGCATTAAAGGTTTTTTAAGCTCAGGTGATATTGGATTTGGACTTTTAATCTTTGGGGTGCTTTCTATTTTTGTAATCAGTCCAATTTTAACCTACAAATTTGGAAAACGTTGGTACTGTTCATGGGTTTGTGGTTGTGGTGGTCTAGCTGAGACTGCCGGAGACTCTTTCCGACAATTAAGTGATAAAACCGTAAAAGCTTGGAAAATTGAGCGATGGGTAGTGCATAGTGTAGTGGTTTTTGTAACCTTAATGACCACTGCGGTCATTTATTCTTATTTGGGCAATGATACCAGCAAATATTGGTTGACAAAGAGTACTTTCTTAATTGGCGTTGGCGTTCTATTGACCTCTGTTTTTGCTTTGGTAATGATTTTCAAAAGAGAACAATTTCAAAAAGATGCAAAATATGGAGCTGTTGGTTATTTGGTCATTATTCTTGCTCTAATTGGTTTTCATTTTTTTAGTGGTGAAGGCCAAGTCTTCCTGTTCAAATCAGAGACACTACGTAAATCATATTCCTTTTTAATAGGAAGTATTTTCTCAGGTGTGATAGGCACAGGTTTCTATCCTATTTTCGGGAACCGTGTTTGGTGTCGTTTTGGTTGTCCAATGGCAGCTATTTTAGGTTTTCAACAACGTTTGTTCTCAAAATTTAGAATTACTACCAATGGTGGACAATGCATTTCATGCGGTAACTGCTCTACGTACTGTGAAATGGGTATTGATGTTCGTGCATATGCCCAAAAAGGAGAGAACATTGTTCGTTCCAGCTGCGTTGGTTGCGGTATTTGTTCTGCTGTATGTCCAAGAGGTGTTTTAAAATTGGAGAACGGGCCTCTGCAAGGTCGTATAGACAGCAACCAAGTATTGTTGGGCAATGATGTGGATTTAATGACATTGGTGAACAAAAAGTAA
- a CDS encoding NAD(P)/FAD-dependent oxidoreductase: MENIVIIGNGIAGVSAARHIRKLSDKRIIIISGETDYFFSRTALMYVYMGHMKFDHIQPYENWFWEKNRIELVRGYVTKVNPNEKQLLIDGSRAVNYDKLIIATGSKPNKFGWPGQDLHGAQGLYSKQDLDLLEVNAPNKEVCKRAVIVGGGLIGIELAEMLRSRDIPVTFLVRENSFWNGVLPSGESQLINEHILEHHIDLRLGTNLKEIVADENGKVKSVIIAETGEELPCNMVGLTAGVAPNIDFLKDSGIEVGRGVKVNRFLETNIKDIYAIGDCAEQHEAIGNRRPIEAVWYTGRMMGETVAQTICGNQIEYKPGHWFNSAKFLDIEYQTYGWVFSERGMKEYEEHFHWRHSEEKVCITISFNKENNQFLGINTFGIRMRHEVFDRWLTQEKDVDYVMEHLIDANFDPEFYKNYETEIVSKYNADFGKSIKTKKKSLKRIFAIG; encoded by the coding sequence ATGGAGAACATTGTTATTATCGGAAATGGTATTGCAGGAGTTTCTGCAGCAAGACATATCCGAAAGCTTTCAGATAAGAGAATCATTATTATTTCTGGGGAAACAGATTATTTCTTTTCAAGGACCGCCCTAATGTATGTTTATATGGGCCATATGAAATTTGACCATATTCAACCTTATGAAAATTGGTTTTGGGAAAAGAATAGAATTGAATTGGTAAGAGGGTATGTAACCAAAGTGAATCCCAACGAAAAGCAATTGTTAATTGATGGCTCTAGAGCTGTCAATTACGATAAGTTAATAATCGCAACAGGCTCCAAACCCAATAAATTTGGATGGCCAGGTCAAGATTTGCATGGTGCACAAGGACTCTATTCTAAGCAAGATTTAGACCTTTTAGAAGTAAATGCTCCCAACAAAGAAGTATGTAAAAGAGCCGTAATTGTAGGCGGCGGTTTAATTGGTATTGAGCTCGCAGAGATGCTAAGAAGCAGAGACATACCGGTAACCTTTTTAGTTAGAGAAAATAGCTTTTGGAACGGTGTTCTTCCTAGTGGAGAATCGCAATTGATAAATGAGCACATTTTAGAACATCATATTGACCTGCGTCTTGGAACAAACCTGAAGGAGATTGTAGCTGATGAAAACGGAAAGGTCAAATCGGTAATTATAGCAGAAACAGGAGAAGAACTTCCTTGCAATATGGTTGGGCTCACAGCAGGTGTTGCTCCCAATATTGATTTTCTAAAAGATTCTGGAATTGAAGTTGGGCGCGGTGTTAAGGTAAACCGATTTTTAGAAACAAACATCAAAGATATTTATGCCATTGGCGATTGTGCAGAGCAGCATGAAGCCATTGGAAATAGAAGACCCATTGAAGCTGTCTGGTATACGGGAAGAATGATGGGTGAAACGGTTGCGCAAACCATTTGTGGCAACCAAATAGAATACAAACCGGGTCATTGGTTCAACTCAGCCAAATTCTTGGATATTGAATACCAAACCTATGGCTGGGTATTTTCCGAAAGAGGAATGAAAGAATATGAAGAGCACTTTCATTGGAGACATTCTGAAGAGAAAGTATGTATTACCATTTCCTTCAACAAGGAAAACAATCAGTTTTTGGGAATCAACACCTTTGGCATTCGCATGCGGCATGAAGTTTTTGACAGGTGGTTAACCCAAGAAAAAGATGTTGATTATGTTATGGAACATCTTATAGATGCCAATTTTGATCCAGAGTTCTATAAAAATTACGAAACGGAGATCGTTTCCAAATACAATGCTGATTTTGGAAAATCCATCAAAACAAAAAAGAAGAGTTTAAAAAGAATATTTGCAATTGGATAG
- a CDS encoding DUF547 domain-containing protein: MRLQKILTTFLLAITFQIGFAQNTSEFFSKTDIFFKTYVKDGKVAYQNIKSNPEGLNELLDLAKGISISKSDANTYQAFWINGYNLSVIKGIVDNYPIKSPLDKAGFFDKITYDIGGKNTTLNDIENKLLRENFPKEARFHFVLVCAGLGCPPIIDNAYLPNTLDAQLQKQTELSLNNPNFVKLKGKKVGLSQIFEWYKGDFTQNGTSLVDFVNEYRKEKIEPKTKVSYYPYDWTLNETK; encoded by the coding sequence ATGAGATTACAGAAAATACTAACCACTTTTTTGCTGGCAATCACCTTTCAAATAGGTTTTGCGCAAAACACCTCTGAATTTTTCAGCAAGACGGATATTTTTTTTAAGACCTATGTTAAGGATGGAAAGGTTGCATATCAAAATATAAAGTCAAATCCAGAAGGTTTAAATGAGCTTTTAGATTTGGCCAAAGGAATTTCCATTTCTAAAAGCGATGCAAATACGTACCAAGCTTTTTGGATCAATGGATACAACTTGTCAGTTATAAAAGGAATTGTAGATAATTACCCTATAAAATCACCTTTGGATAAAGCGGGTTTCTTTGATAAGATAACATATGACATTGGAGGAAAGAACACGACTTTAAATGATATTGAGAATAAATTGCTGAGAGAAAATTTTCCTAAAGAAGCCAGATTTCATTTTGTACTTGTCTGTGCTGGGCTGGGCTGTCCGCCAATAATAGACAATGCTTATTTGCCAAATACTTTGGATGCTCAATTACAGAAGCAGACAGAATTATCCTTGAACAATCCAAATTTTGTAAAGCTTAAAGGTAAAAAAGTAGGTCTTTCGCAAATTTTTGAGTGGTACAAAGGTGATTTTACCCAGAATGGAACTAGTCTAGTGGATTTTGTAAATGAGTATAGAAAAGAGAAAATAGAACCTAAAACTAAAGTAAGTTATTACCCTTACGATTGGACTTTAAATGAAACCAAGTAA
- a CDS encoding glycoside hydrolase TIM-barrel-like domain-containing protein has protein sequence MKRLGLLCLCLLQFSCNSQKKEKINGISFVGSRDEVAQVHVDPVLDVNANYAAVMPFGFARNLNSPNIIFDTDRQWFGETKRGARQYIELLQKNGVKIMLKPQIWIWRGEFTGDMTMKSEEDWKILENSYSKFILTYAELAEETNADIYCIGTELEEFVKSRPSYWQNLVNEVRNVYSGKLTYAANWDEYGRTPFWEKLDYIGVDAYFPLSQERYPTLEELKSGWQRWKSKLIDLSEKNGKPILFTEFGYRSMDYTAKKPWLVDRNQMDVNLEAQADATQAIFDEFWKEDWFAGGFVWKWFIHHDVSGGEEDNRFTPQNKPAESVIRKHYTTLQESKF, from the coding sequence ATGAAAAGATTAGGGCTCCTTTGCTTATGTCTACTTCAGTTTTCATGCAATAGTCAAAAAAAAGAAAAAATAAACGGGATTAGCTTTGTTGGTTCCAGAGATGAGGTTGCTCAGGTACATGTGGATCCTGTTCTTGACGTAAATGCCAATTATGCAGCAGTAATGCCTTTTGGTTTTGCTAGAAATTTAAATTCACCAAATATCATTTTTGATACGGACAGGCAGTGGTTTGGAGAAACAAAGCGAGGCGCAAGACAGTATATTGAGTTACTTCAGAAGAATGGAGTGAAAATAATGCTGAAACCTCAAATTTGGATATGGAGAGGAGAATTTACGGGTGACATGACAATGAAATCTGAGGAAGATTGGAAAATTCTTGAAAATTCCTATAGCAAATTTATTTTAACCTATGCGGAACTGGCCGAAGAAACAAACGCAGATATTTATTGCATAGGAACCGAGTTGGAAGAGTTTGTTAAGAGTAGGCCCTCCTATTGGCAAAACCTGGTAAACGAAGTAAGAAATGTATATAGCGGTAAACTCACCTATGCTGCCAATTGGGACGAATATGGGAGAACGCCTTTTTGGGAGAAACTGGATTACATAGGAGTGGATGCTTACTTTCCATTATCGCAGGAACGTTACCCAACCTTGGAAGAGTTAAAATCTGGATGGCAACGTTGGAAATCTAAGTTGATTGACCTATCAGAAAAAAATGGAAAGCCAATTCTTTTTACGGAATTTGGGTATCGCAGTATGGATTATACGGCTAAAAAACCATGGTTGGTAGATAGAAATCAGATGGATGTGAACCTTGAAGCTCAAGCCGATGCAACACAAGCTATTTTTGACGAATTTTGGAAGGAAGATTGGTTTGCCGGGGGGTTTGTCTGGAAATGGTTCATTCACCATGATGTTTCTGGAGGGGAAGAAGACAATAGGTTTACTCCACAAAACAAACCAGCCGAATCCGTAATTCGCAAACACTATACAACTTTGCAAGAATCCAAATTCTAA
- a CDS encoding outer membrane protein assembly factor, translating to MMRIVFAFFLMLFVGRAYGQNKVVDLKVQGNKRTKTAFIKKITKLKPGMELDSLLIEEDIYRLKRLPSVSHAYFQVFPANTEGNYNVFYGIEENFTLIPFASVYTSNNDEFAFRVGLQEFNVFGNNITLGGFYQRDIFNSIGAHLRAPYLFSNKLGLALSYQDLTTQEPVFLEAGTADYKYNNESFEVLGLYEINFRHRLEFGINFFTEDYRYLSGSTDPNVPQELNVNKYLYKFIYNYDAIEYYYQYLSGFKSTLNFQYVKSTDQQLPDFSIGFNDFSYFIRVGQKGNWANRLRLGLSSNLDTPFAPFAVDNNLNIRGVGNTIDRGTAAIVLNTEYRHTLIDKDWFVLQSNVFIDGGTWRNPGGDFSDFGDDQNLRVYPGVGVRFIHKKIFNAIFRIDYGHGITNGASKGIVFGIGQYF from the coding sequence ATGATGCGCATTGTCTTTGCTTTTTTTCTTATGCTATTTGTGGGCAGGGCATATGGTCAAAACAAAGTTGTTGATCTAAAGGTTCAAGGAAATAAAAGAACCAAAACTGCTTTTATAAAAAAAATCACAAAGCTTAAGCCGGGAATGGAATTGGATTCTTTGCTTATTGAAGAAGACATTTATAGGTTAAAGCGATTGCCTTCGGTATCCCATGCTTATTTTCAAGTTTTTCCAGCGAATACGGAAGGTAATTACAATGTTTTTTATGGTATAGAAGAGAATTTTACATTAATCCCTTTTGCTAGTGTGTATACCTCCAATAACGATGAATTTGCCTTTAGGGTGGGTTTGCAGGAATTTAATGTTTTTGGGAACAACATCACCCTAGGTGGATTTTATCAAAGGGATATTTTTAATTCTATTGGAGCACATCTAAGAGCACCATATCTATTCAGCAATAAATTGGGACTGGCATTGAGTTATCAAGATTTAACTACTCAAGAACCTGTTTTTTTAGAGGCTGGAACTGCAGATTACAAGTACAATAATGAGTCTTTTGAAGTCCTTGGGCTTTATGAGATAAACTTTAGGCATAGATTGGAGTTTGGAATCAACTTTTTCACCGAGGATTACCGATATCTTTCAGGAAGTACGGACCCCAACGTACCTCAAGAATTAAATGTAAATAAATACCTATATAAGTTTATTTATAATTATGATGCAATAGAATATTATTATCAATACTTATCTGGTTTTAAGAGTACACTTAATTTTCAGTATGTAAAAAGTACAGACCAACAGCTCCCAGATTTCTCTATTGGATTTAACGATTTTTCATATTTCATAAGAGTTGGCCAAAAGGGCAATTGGGCCAATAGGTTGCGCCTGGGCCTTTCCAGTAATTTAGATACTCCATTTGCCCCATTTGCGGTAGATAATAACCTAAATATTCGTGGAGTGGGAAATACGATTGACAGAGGTACCGCTGCGATAGTTTTAAACACCGAGTATAGACACACACTTATTGATAAAGATTGGTTTGTGCTACAGAGTAATGTTTTTATTGATGGAGGAACATGGAGAAATCCTGGTGGGGATTTTAGTGATTTTGGAGATGATCAAAACCTAAGGGTTTACCCTGGAGTTGGAGTCAGATTTATCCATAAAAAGATTTTTAATGCAATTTTCAGGATAGACTATGGCCATGGTATTACCAATGGGGCTTCCAAGGGGATTGTTTTTGGAATTGGACAGTATTTTTAA